The Nerophis ophidion isolate RoL-2023_Sa linkage group LG09, RoL_Noph_v1.0, whole genome shotgun sequence genome contains a region encoding:
- the LOC133558822 gene encoding uncharacterized protein LOC133558822, with amino-acid sequence MKMANFRSKLKRRNVPCPELHINSLKRKAPGERYSAKNAEVNFLPPHPSGESNDSLERDRQELLNKVNRKDNAKIIKEKMANTFSYRRLEVVSDSPAAADFKERCPGLFCEAEIKEEFRRITTIPLERTFMHKLDEHTPKRITLMKAKGGAMGIKMRLLLDRLSQKQTIEMRRETIIRSLILYLGEKEEELFEDCLEDSRGDVSNHILKILVVHSADEIPIDVSILVEGHEILPGCNSTVKACSLLMGLIYALNLAYPPTLRYTFEVFQKLLLELDGFKLFTKVNTLKLKLLS; translated from the exons ATGAAGATGGCCAATTTCCGAAGCAAACTGAAAAGGCGCAATGTCCCTTGTCCCGAGCTTCACATCAACTCCTTGAAAAGGAAGGCCCCTGGCGAGAGATATTCTGCAAAAAATGCAGAGGTGAACTTCCTTCCCCCTCATCCAAGTGGAGAAAGCAACGACAGTCTGGAGAGGGACAGACAGGAGCTCCTTAACAAGGTTAACAGGAAGGACAACGCTaaaataattaaagaaaaaaTGGCCAACACGTTTTCCTATCGAAGACTCGAGGTTGTTAGTGATAGTCCTGCTGCTGCTGACTTCAAAGAGAGatgtcctggtttgttttgtgaAGCTGAG ATCAAGGAGGAATTCAGGAGAATAACTACCATTCCCCTGGAGCGAACCTTCATGCACAAACTGGACGAACACACACCAAAACGTATTACCCTGATGAAAGCCAAGGGAGGTGCCATGGGGATCAAGATGAGGCTTCTCCTGGACAGACTGAGTCAG AAACAGACAATTGAGATGAGGCGTGAAACCATTATCCGCAGCCTTATACTGTACCTTGGCGAGAAAGAAGAGGAACTTTTTGAAGACTGCTTG GAGGACAGCCGGGGTGATGTCAGTAACCACATCCTCAAAATACTCGTCGTCCACAGCGCTGATGAGATTCCAATCGATGTCTCCATCCTTGTGGAAGGCCATGAGATTTTGCCAGGGTGCAACAGTACTGTGAAAGCTTGCTCACTGCTCATGGGACTGATTTATGCCCTGAACTTGGCATACCCTCCAACTTTGCGCTACACTTTTGAAGTCTTCCAAAAACTCTTGCTGGAGCTGGATGGATTCAAACTGTTCACAAAAGTAAACACCTTGAAGTTGAAGTTGCTTTCCTAA